A window of Sutcliffiella cohnii contains these coding sequences:
- a CDS encoding cytochrome c oxidase subunit 2A, producing the protein MAKPELVKKTVVKTEKPSNLRGTLVSVFILGGFLIITWFGVYFLFLSRI; encoded by the coding sequence ATGGCGAAACCTGAACTAGTAAAAAAGACGGTTGTGAAGACGGAAAAACCATCTAACTTAAGAGGAACTTTAGTTTCCGTGTTTATCCTTGGTGGTTTCTTAATTATTACTTGGTTTGGCGTTTACTTTTTATTTTTAAGTCGTATATAA
- a CDS encoding b(o/a)3-type cytochrome-c oxidase subunit 1, translating into MWSNKVDRKDGKLAMAHLYVAFIALLLGGLAGLLQVLVRTGEFQLPGNIGYYQILTVHGVLLALVLTTFFIIGFQFAGLSRTAGTLSSGVRKAGWIGFWLMTIGTAITATFILLNEASVLYTFYAPLQAHPGFYIGLTLVVVGSWVSGFGMFTHYSKWKKTNKGKVTPLLSFMVIINMVMWLVATLGVAAAMLVQFLPWSLGFVDTIDVLVSRTLFWYFGHPLVYFWLLPAYMVWYVIIPKIIGGKIFSDALARLSFILFLLFSIPVGFHHQLTEPGIDPTWKFIQVALTFMVVIPSLMTAFSLFATFELYGRSKGATGLFGWFKKLPWGDARFFAPFVGMLFFIPAGAGGLVNASHQLNQVVHNTIWVTGHFHLTLATSVILTFFGIAYWLIPHLTGRVMTKAMNKLAIVQTIVWSVGMFFMSSAMHAAGLLGAPRRSSFSTYGDAPQALEWIPYQMFQAIGGSILFLGIILILIIVINLSFFAPKGETDFPIGETAEQAEKTPAIFENWKLWIGVTIALILFAYTVPFIDMIQNAPPGSKGFKFW; encoded by the coding sequence ATGTGGAGTAATAAAGTAGACCGTAAAGATGGAAAATTAGCTATGGCTCACTTGTATGTCGCTTTTATCGCATTATTATTAGGTGGTCTGGCAGGATTACTACAAGTGTTAGTTCGAACAGGGGAATTTCAACTTCCAGGAAATATTGGCTATTATCAAATTCTTACTGTACATGGAGTTTTATTAGCCCTTGTTTTAACAACCTTTTTCATCATAGGCTTTCAATTTGCTGGGTTAAGTCGAACTGCTGGTACATTATCCAGTGGTGTAAGAAAAGCTGGTTGGATTGGCTTTTGGCTAATGACGATTGGAACAGCTATTACTGCAACTTTTATCCTTTTAAATGAAGCTAGTGTTCTTTATACATTTTATGCCCCACTACAAGCTCATCCAGGCTTTTATATTGGGTTAACTTTAGTTGTTGTTGGTAGCTGGGTTAGTGGCTTTGGAATGTTTACACATTACTCTAAATGGAAAAAAACAAACAAAGGAAAAGTAACTCCTTTATTAAGCTTCATGGTTATTATTAATATGGTTATGTGGCTTGTAGCTACGTTAGGTGTAGCTGCTGCTATGTTAGTTCAGTTCTTACCGTGGTCTTTAGGCTTTGTAGACACGATAGACGTATTAGTAAGTAGAACGTTATTTTGGTATTTTGGTCATCCGTTAGTATATTTTTGGTTATTACCTGCTTACATGGTTTGGTATGTTATTATTCCAAAGATTATTGGTGGAAAAATATTTTCAGACGCATTGGCAAGACTGTCATTTATACTTTTCTTACTATTTTCCATTCCGGTTGGATTCCATCACCAATTAACAGAACCTGGGATTGATCCAACGTGGAAATTTATACAAGTAGCTTTAACTTTTATGGTTGTCATTCCATCATTAATGACTGCGTTTTCTCTATTCGCAACTTTTGAATTATACGGTCGTTCTAAAGGTGCAACCGGACTTTTCGGTTGGTTTAAAAAGCTACCTTGGGGAGATGCACGGTTTTTTGCTCCGTTTGTTGGGATGCTATTTTTCATTCCAGCTGGTGCGGGTGGATTAGTAAACGCAAGTCACCAACTAAACCAAGTTGTTCATAATACAATTTGGGTAACTGGACATTTCCATTTAACGTTAGCAACATCTGTCATTTTAACATTTTTCGGTATTGCATATTGGCTCATCCCTCATCTAACAGGACGAGTAATGACAAAAGCGATGAACAAATTAGCAATTGTTCAAACAATCGTATGGTCAGTTGGTATGTTCTTTATGTCTAGCGCTATGCATGCTGCTGGATTACTTGGTGCTCCAAGACGTTCATCCTTCTCTACTTATGGTGATGCTCCACAAGCTTTAGAATGGATTCCATACCAAATGTTCCAAGCAATCGGAGGTTCTATTCTCTTTTTAGGCATCATCCTAATATTAATTATTGTCATAAACCTTTCCTTCTTTGCTCCTAAAGGAGAAACGGATTTCCCAATTGGCGAAACTGCTGAGCAAGCTGAAAAAACACCAGCTATTTTCGAAAATTGGAAGCTATGGATAGGTGTAACAATTGCGTTAATTTTATTTGCCTATACTGTACCTTTTATCGATATGATACAAAACGCTCCTCCTGGATCCAAAGGATTTAAATTTTGGTAA
- a CDS encoding carboxypeptidase M32, translating to MDIQTIEKDYLQLMKKIESYNEAISLMFWDMRTGAPKKGLEQRSEVIGMLSSDVFKLTTSEEMLEYIIQLTQPEIYNQLNEITQKSIDETKKNYEKNSKIPQEEYKEYVILSSKSEAVWEEAKANDDFFMLQPYLEKLVSFNKKFIEYWGYDGNKYDTLLDMYEPGMTVDKLDEVFNQLKERIVPLVKQIQESNYNPDDSVLFFSFPKENQHNFSLDILKELEYDFSAGRLDETVHPFAIGINPGDVRVTTKYDEEDFRSAIFGTIHECGHALYEQNISSDLIGTGLASGTSMGIHESQSLFYENFVGRNYSFWKRHYNKLNEYATGAFQNVSLDDFYGAINVAKPSLIRIEADELTYALHIIIRYELEKALFNDELEVKDLPNAWNEKYEQYLNITPPNNAKGVLQDVHWSGGSFGYFPSYALGYMYAAQFFNTMKKDIPNFDQLLENGELKVIKQWLADHIHQYGKMKKPLEIVKDVTGEELNVQYLIDYLENKYRTIYKLV from the coding sequence ATGGATATTCAAACGATAGAAAAAGATTACTTACAATTAATGAAAAAAATAGAAAGCTATAACGAAGCTATTTCACTTATGTTTTGGGATATGCGCACTGGTGCACCAAAAAAAGGGTTAGAACAGCGTTCCGAAGTAATAGGGATGTTATCATCAGACGTTTTCAAATTAACAACATCTGAAGAAATGCTAGAGTATATCATTCAATTAACGCAACCTGAAATATATAATCAATTAAATGAAATTACACAAAAATCTATAGATGAAACAAAAAAAAATTACGAGAAAAATAGTAAAATCCCTCAAGAAGAATACAAAGAATATGTAATTCTAAGTTCAAAGTCAGAAGCGGTATGGGAAGAAGCAAAAGCAAATGACGATTTTTTCATGTTACAACCATATTTAGAAAAGCTCGTTTCTTTTAATAAGAAATTTATTGAATATTGGGGATACGATGGTAATAAATATGACACTTTATTAGATATGTATGAACCAGGTATGACGGTTGACAAATTAGATGAAGTATTTAATCAACTGAAAGAACGAATAGTTCCACTCGTAAAGCAAATTCAAGAATCCAACTACAACCCTGACGACTCAGTGTTATTTTTTTCGTTTCCAAAAGAAAATCAGCACAACTTTAGCTTAGACATACTAAAAGAGTTGGAATATGATTTTTCAGCTGGTAGATTAGACGAAACAGTGCATCCATTCGCAATAGGGATTAATCCAGGTGATGTCCGTGTCACTACCAAATACGACGAAGAAGATTTTCGCTCTGCCATATTTGGTACGATTCACGAATGTGGACACGCTCTTTATGAACAAAACATTTCATCCGATTTAATTGGAACAGGATTAGCTTCTGGAACGTCCATGGGAATACATGAATCTCAATCATTATTTTATGAAAATTTTGTTGGGCGTAACTATTCATTTTGGAAAAGGCACTATAATAAATTAAACGAATATGCGACTGGAGCTTTTCAAAATGTTTCGTTAGATGACTTTTATGGTGCTATTAACGTTGCGAAACCATCGTTAATCCGAATTGAAGCAGATGAGTTAACATATGCTCTTCATATCATTATTCGCTATGAATTAGAAAAAGCTCTCTTTAATGATGAATTAGAAGTAAAAGATTTGCCAAATGCTTGGAATGAAAAATACGAACAATACTTAAATATTACACCACCAAATAATGCGAAAGGTGTACTTCAAGATGTTCATTGGTCTGGAGGTAGTTTTGGTTACTTTCCTTCTTATGCATTAGGTTATATGTACGCTGCTCAGTTTTTTAACACGATGAAAAAGGATATTCCAAATTTTGACCAATTACTAGAAAATGGGGAACTTAAGGTTATAAAGCAATGGTTGGCTGATCACATTCATCAATACGGTAAGATGAAGAAACCACTTGAAATCGTGAAAGATGTCACAGGAGAAGAATTAAACGTTCAATACTTAATTGATTACTTAGAAAATAAATATCGTACTATTTATAAATTAGTATAA
- a CDS encoding ATP-dependent DNA helicase, translated as MNNRLPFTMNKGESFFDKLNEWIGDVFYDILPEAGFELRDEQIFMAFQLERAYKEKQVIFAEAGVGTGKTIVYLLYAICYARYIGKPAVIACADETLIEQLVKKGGDIEKISKVLDITVDVRTAKSPDQYICLNKLDRAMTFENNEKIDVVYDTLPAFVNKHETMQTFFPYGDRKDHAELNDEEWNLIGWDSFQDCFSCAKRHRCGQTLSREHYRKAADIIICSHDFYMEHVWTVEKRKREGQLPLLPEASSVVFDEGHLLEFAAQKALTYKMKNQTVEELLTRLLGNDLREEFSLLVEDTLDVNEHFFEKLEQSLYEVSGSERKDVKQSAELTSAIEQLLSKIEQIGNELVYEGELHTIDHYQLHIVEEYLDSIEFLLKLLLTKDDVIFWAEQSNQDTTLVVMPKTVESVLKENVFSKNIPFIFSSATLSENNTFDYISQSLGIEKALSFTIASPFDYEENMTIYLEKVSDDIATKFEKTMEAIARTEGRAIILFATREELLAFKEKTNQSDYTYFFEGDAEISELVSKFQNEENSVLCAYHLWEGLDVPGKSLSNVIIWSLPFPPNDPVFAAKRKGLNNPYMDLDVPYMLLRLRQGIGRLIRTSEDKGEVTILLSQEIDPSVLEKIEVILPTNPTYK; from the coding sequence ATGAATAACCGTTTACCTTTTACGATGAATAAAGGAGAATCATTCTTTGATAAATTAAATGAGTGGATCGGTGATGTGTTTTATGACATCCTTCCTGAAGCAGGGTTTGAACTACGCGATGAACAAATTTTCATGGCCTTTCAACTAGAACGAGCATACAAAGAAAAACAGGTAATATTTGCCGAAGCTGGTGTAGGGACTGGAAAAACAATCGTGTATTTACTATATGCTATTTGCTACGCCCGCTATATCGGTAAACCCGCAGTAATCGCTTGTGCAGACGAAACGTTAATAGAACAACTTGTCAAAAAAGGTGGAGATATTGAAAAGATTTCAAAAGTTCTCGATATTACTGTTGATGTAAGAACTGCCAAATCACCGGATCAATACATATGTTTAAATAAGCTAGATCGTGCCATGACTTTTGAGAACAATGAAAAAATTGATGTTGTGTATGATACGCTCCCAGCGTTTGTGAACAAACATGAAACGATGCAAACATTCTTTCCTTACGGGGATCGAAAAGATCATGCTGAATTAAATGATGAAGAGTGGAATTTAATTGGGTGGGATAGTTTTCAAGATTGTTTTAGTTGTGCAAAGCGTCATCGATGTGGACAAACATTATCCCGTGAACATTATCGAAAAGCCGCGGATATTATAATTTGTTCACACGACTTTTATATGGAACATGTATGGACAGTTGAGAAGAGAAAGAGAGAAGGTCAACTACCATTATTACCTGAAGCGTCTTCGGTTGTTTTTGATGAAGGACATTTGCTAGAATTTGCTGCTCAAAAAGCTTTAACATATAAAATGAAAAATCAAACAGTGGAAGAGTTGTTAACTCGATTATTAGGGAATGATCTTCGAGAAGAATTTTCTTTACTAGTTGAAGATACGTTAGATGTTAATGAACACTTCTTTGAAAAATTAGAGCAAAGTTTGTATGAAGTATCTGGTTCGGAGAGGAAAGATGTAAAGCAATCAGCGGAGCTTACCAGTGCAATCGAACAACTATTAAGCAAGATTGAACAAATTGGAAATGAGTTAGTTTATGAAGGTGAATTGCATACAATTGATCATTATCAACTGCATATCGTCGAGGAATATTTAGATTCTATTGAATTTTTATTAAAATTATTGCTGACAAAAGATGATGTAATATTTTGGGCTGAACAATCAAATCAAGATACAACATTAGTAGTAATGCCAAAAACAGTAGAATCTGTATTAAAGGAAAATGTATTTTCAAAAAATATACCTTTTATCTTTTCTTCTGCAACACTTTCAGAGAACAATACCTTTGATTACATTTCACAGTCATTAGGAATTGAAAAGGCTCTATCCTTTACTATTGCTTCACCATTTGATTACGAGGAAAATATGACGATTTATTTAGAGAAAGTTTCAGATGATATCGCTACTAAATTTGAAAAAACAATGGAAGCTATTGCACGAACAGAAGGTAGAGCAATTATACTGTTTGCTACACGCGAAGAATTACTTGCATTCAAAGAAAAGACTAATCAATCGGACTATACTTATTTCTTTGAAGGTGATGCAGAAATAAGTGAACTAGTTTCTAAATTTCAAAACGAGGAAAACAGCGTATTATGCGCTTATCATCTATGGGAAGGCTTAGACGTTCCAGGGAAGAGTTTAAGTAACGTAATAATATGGTCATTACCTTTCCCACCAAATGACCCTGTATTCGCTGCAAAAAGAAAAGGGCTAAACAATCCATATATGGACTTAGATGTTCCTTACATGTTACTTCGATTACGCCAAGGGATAGGTCGTTTAATAAGAACTAGCGAAGATAAAGGAGAAGTAACAATTCTTCTCTCACAAGAAATAGATCCATCCGTATTAGAAAAGATAGAGGTAATATTACCAACTAACCCAACCTATAAATAA
- a CDS encoding cytochrome c oxidase subunit II, protein MHIHKFEKIWLIFGIATLLVFLSTIGVSAFYLGNQPPSCLVTIDPEKVAETPPFNEPGLKQVGENEYELTMVASAFHYEPSHVQIPLGATVHISVTTVDVIHGFQVPGTNINMMVEPGYVSTLTAQFNREGEFLVLCNEYCGVGHHMMTSTFEVIKNVE, encoded by the coding sequence ATGCACATCCATAAGTTTGAAAAAATTTGGTTAATTTTTGGTATTGCTACATTGTTAGTTTTTTTATCAACCATTGGTGTAAGTGCCTTTTACTTAGGAAATCAACCACCTAGTTGTTTAGTTACGATTGATCCAGAAAAAGTGGCAGAAACTCCTCCTTTTAATGAACCTGGCTTAAAGCAAGTTGGGGAAAATGAATATGAATTAACGATGGTTGCTTCTGCTTTTCATTATGAACCGAGTCATGTACAGATTCCACTTGGAGCTACTGTTCATATTAGTGTTACAACAGTAGATGTAATCCACGGTTTCCAAGTACCTGGTACAAATATCAATATGATGGTTGAACCAGGTTACGTCAGTACACTTACAGCTCAGTTTAATCGCGAAGGTGAATTTTTAGTGTTATGCAATGAATATTGTGGTGTCGGTCATCACATGATGACGTCAACTTTCGAGGTGATTAAAAATGTGGAGTAA